A genomic region of Oryza glaberrima chromosome 1, OglaRS2, whole genome shotgun sequence contains the following coding sequences:
- the LOC127760130 gene encoding peroxidase 2-like, whose protein sequence is MKVFVVVCMLAVAFRLVAAVVVPSAAPGGLTVGYYNGKCNNVNVESIVYNTVKDFLDADRSKGAALVRLLFHDCFVRGCDGSILLDNSTANPSPEKMSGANIGIAGLDVIDAIKAKLETACPGVVSCADIVVFAGRDASRYMSNGGVSFDVPAGRLDGVVSSAADATNTLPDSKTGVATLISNFAKKGFTPEELVILSGAHSIGKAHCSNFDDRLTAPDSEINADYRDNVLNKTCKSSSAAANPTLANNIRDIDAATLGDLASYVVPAVGGDYLDNSYYKNNKNNLVLFHSDWALVGTNSTLQHVNEYAENGTLWNIDFAQALVKLSKLAMPAGSVGQIRKTCRAINY, encoded by the exons atgaaggtttTCGTGGTAGTGTGCATGCTGGCGGTGGCCTTCCGGctagtcgccgccgtcgtggtgccgtcggcggcgccgggcgggtTGACGGTGGGTTACTACAATGGCAAGTGCAACAACGTCAACGTCGAGTCCATCGTGTACAATACCGTGAAGGACTTCCTCGATGCTGATAGATCCAAGGGCGCCGCCCTCGTACGCTTGTTGTTCCATGACTGCTTCGTCAGG GGCTGTGATGGATCGATCCTTCTTGATAATTCGACCGCAAATCCTTCACCGGAGAAGATGTCCGGCGCGAACATCGGCATCGCGGGGCTCGACGTGATCGACGCGATCAAGGCCAAGCTCGAGACCGCGTGCCCCGGCGTCGTCTCGTGCGCCGACATCGTCGTGTTCGCGGGCCGCGACGCGTCGAGGTACATGAGCAACGGCGGCGTCAGCTTCGACGTGCCAGCCGGCCGCCTCGACGGCGTCGTCTCCTCGGCCGCGGACGCCACGAATACCCTCCCCGACTCCAAGACCGGCGTCGCCACGCTGATCTCCAACTTCGCGAAAAAGGGGTTCACCCCGGAGGAGCTGGTCATCCTCTCCGGCGCGCACTCCATCGGCAAGGCGCACTGCTCCAACTTCGACGACCGCCTCACCGCGCCGGACTCCGAGATCAACGCCGACTACCGCGACAACGTCCTGAACAAGACCTGCaagtcgtcctccgccgcggcgaacCCGACGCTGGCGAACAACATCCGCGACATCGACGCGGCGACGCTGGGGGACCTGGCGAGCTACGTCGTcccggccgtcggcggcgactaCCTGGACAACAGCTACTACAAGAACAACAAGAACAACCTGGTGCTGTTCCACTCCGACTGGGCGCTCGTCGGAACCAACTCCACGCTCCAGCACGTCAACGAGTACGCCGAGAACGGCACGCTGTGGAACATCGACTTCGCGCAGGCGCTCGTCAAGCTCAGCAAGCTGGCCATGCCGGCGGGGAGCGTCGGCCAGATCAGGAAGACGTGCCGCGCCATCAACTATTAA
- the LOC127760079 gene encoding peroxidase 2-like: MKVFMAVCMLAVAVRLAAAIVVPSAAPCALTVGFYNGKCGNVSVESVVYDTVKAFLDADKSKGAALVRLLFHDCFVNGCDGSILLDNSTTNPSPEKFAGANLGIAGLDVIDAVKAKLETACPGVVSCADIVVFAGRDASRYMSNGGVNFDVPAGRLDGIVSSSVDAQNTLPDSKADIGKLIANFAAKGFTPEELVILSGAHSIGKAHCSNFDDRLTAPDSEINADYRDNVLSKTCKSAPNPTLANNIRDIDAATLGDLASYVVPAVGGDYLDNSYYKNNKNNLVLFNSDWALVGSNATLQHVNEYAENGTLWNIDFAQALVKLSKLAMPAGSVGQIRKTCRAINY, from the exons ATGAAGGTTTTCATGGCAGTGTGCATGTTGGCGGTGGCCGTCCGGCTAGCCGCCGCCATCGTGgtgccgtcggcggcgccgtgcgcgTTGACGGTGGGTTTCTACAATGGCAAGTGCGGCAACGTCAGCGTCGAGTCCGTCGTGTACGATACTGTGAAGGCCTTCCTCGATGCTGACAAATCCAAGGGCGCCGCCCTCGTGCGCCTGTTGTTCCATGACTGCTTCGTCAAT GGGTGTGACGGATCGATCCTTCTTGATAATTCGACCACAAATCCTTCACCGGAGAAGTTCGCCGGCGCGAACCTCGGCATCGCCGGGCTCGACGTGATCGACGCGGTCAAGGCCAAGCTCGAGACCGCATGCCCCGgcgtcgtctcctgcgccgacatcgtcgTATTCGCTGGCCGCGACGCGTCGAGGTACATGAGCAACGGCGGCGTCAACTTCGACGtcccggccggccgcctcgacgGCATCGTCTCGTCCTCCGTGGACGCCCAAAATACGCTCCCTGACTCCAAGGCCGACATTGGCAAGCTCATCGCCAACTTCGCGGCGAAGGGGTTCACCCCGGAGGAGCTGGTCATCCTCTCCGGCGCGCACTCCATCGGCAAGGCGCACTGCTCCAACTTCGACGACCGCCTCACCGCGCCGGACTCCGAGATCAACGCCGACTACCGCGACAACGTCCTGAGCAAGACCTGCAAGTCCGCCCCGAACCCGACGCTGGCGAACAACATCCGCGACATCGACGCGGCGACGCTGGGGGACCTGGCGAGCTACGTCGTcccggccgtcggcggcgactaCCTGGACAACAGCTACTACAAGAACAACAAGAACAACCTGGTGCTGTTCAACTCCGACTGGGCGCTCGTCGGCAGCAACGCCACGCTCCAGCACGTCAACGAGTACGCCGAGAACGGCACGCTCTGGAACATCGACTTCGCGCAGGCGCTCGTCAAGCTCAGCAAGCTGGCCATGCCGGCGGGCAGCGTCGGCCAGATCAGGAAGACGTGCCGCGCCATCAACTATTAA